From Cellulosimicrobium cellulans, the proteins below share one genomic window:
- a CDS encoding histone-like nucleoid-structuring protein Lsr2 translates to MAQKVQVILVDDLDGGAADETVTFALDGVSYEIDLSTKNAQELRDAFASWVGNARKVSSRTSTARPARRSSRASGSARATEVREWARSNGYTVNDRGRISQEIQAAYDAAH, encoded by the coding sequence GTGGCCCAGAAAGTCCAGGTAATTCTCGTCGACGACCTCGACGGGGGCGCGGCCGACGAGACCGTCACGTTCGCACTCGACGGCGTCTCCTACGAGATCGACCTCAGCACCAAGAATGCGCAGGAGCTGCGCGACGCCTTCGCGTCGTGGGTCGGCAACGCGCGCAAGGTCTCGTCCCGCACGAGCACGGCCCGCCCCGCGCGCCGCAGCAGCCGGGCCTCCGGCTCGGCCCGCGCGACCGAGGTCCGCGAGTGGGCGCGTTCCAACGGCTACACGGTCAACGACCGTGGCCGGATCTCCCAGGAGATCCAGGCCGCGTACGACGCGGCGCACTGA
- the lysS gene encoding lysine--tRNA ligase: MQVRREKRERILARGDQPYPVSVPRTTTIADVRAAYAHLETGEETQDEVGVAGRVVFLRNTGKLCFATLQDGEGNRLQVMLSQAVVGEESLASFKADVDLGDHLFAHGRVISSRRGELSVFADAWQIAAKALRPLPVLHKELSEEARVRQRYVDLIARPAARDTVRLRAAVVRSIRENFWERGFVEVETPMLQTRPEGAAARQFETHMNAFDIDLFLRIAPELFLKRAAVGGVEKVFEINRNFRNEGVDSTHSPEFAMLEAYEAYGDYDTMAALTQNLVQRAAQDALGKTLVTLADGTEYDLGGEWTQLKMYDSLSDALGEAITPETPVETLLAYADKFELTFDPKNVNHGKLVEGLWEHLVGDHLVAPTFVRDFPVETSPLTRDHRAVRGQVEKWDLYVRGVELATAYSELVDPVVQRQRFEAQALLAAAGDEEAMRIDEDFLTAMEYAMPPSGGMGLGIDRLLMALTGLGIRETILFPLVKPAQQ; the protein is encoded by the coding sequence ATGCAGGTCCGCCGCGAGAAGCGCGAGCGGATCCTCGCGCGCGGCGACCAGCCGTACCCCGTGTCCGTCCCGCGCACGACGACGATCGCCGACGTCCGGGCCGCGTACGCGCACCTGGAGACCGGCGAGGAGACGCAGGACGAGGTCGGCGTCGCCGGCCGCGTCGTGTTCCTGCGCAACACCGGGAAGCTGTGCTTCGCCACGCTCCAGGACGGCGAGGGCAACCGCCTGCAGGTCATGCTGAGCCAGGCCGTCGTGGGCGAGGAGTCGCTCGCGTCGTTCAAGGCGGACGTCGACCTGGGCGACCACCTCTTCGCGCACGGCCGCGTCATCAGCTCGCGCCGCGGCGAGCTGAGCGTGTTCGCCGACGCGTGGCAGATCGCCGCGAAGGCGCTGCGTCCCCTCCCGGTGCTCCACAAGGAGCTCTCGGAGGAGGCGCGCGTGCGCCAGCGCTACGTGGACCTCATCGCGCGCCCGGCCGCTCGGGACACGGTGCGCCTGCGCGCCGCCGTGGTGCGCTCGATCCGCGAGAACTTCTGGGAGCGCGGCTTCGTCGAGGTCGAGACGCCGATGCTGCAGACGCGTCCGGAAGGCGCGGCGGCGCGCCAGTTCGAGACGCACATGAATGCGTTCGACATCGACCTGTTCCTGCGCATCGCGCCCGAGCTGTTCCTCAAGCGCGCGGCGGTCGGTGGCGTCGAGAAGGTGTTCGAGATCAACCGCAACTTCCGCAACGAGGGCGTGGACTCCACGCACTCGCCGGAATTCGCGATGCTCGAGGCGTACGAGGCCTACGGCGACTACGACACGATGGCGGCGCTCACCCAGAACCTGGTGCAGCGGGCCGCGCAGGACGCGCTCGGGAAGACCCTGGTCACGCTCGCCGACGGCACGGAATACGACCTCGGCGGCGAATGGACGCAGCTCAAGATGTACGACTCGCTCTCGGACGCGCTGGGCGAGGCGATCACGCCCGAGACGCCGGTCGAGACGTTGCTGGCGTACGCGGACAAGTTCGAGCTCACCTTCGACCCGAAGAACGTCAACCACGGAAAGCTCGTCGAGGGCCTGTGGGAGCACCTGGTCGGCGACCACCTCGTCGCGCCGACGTTCGTGCGCGACTTCCCCGTCGAGACCTCCCCGCTCACGCGCGACCACCGGGCCGTGCGCGGCCAGGTCGAGAAGTGGGACCTCTACGTGCGCGGCGTGGAGCTCGCGACGGCGTACTCCGAGCTGGTGGACCCGGTGGTCCAGCGCCAGCGCTTCGAGGCGCAGGCGCTGCTCGCGGCCGCCGGCGACGAGGAGGCGATGCGCATCGACGAGGACTTCCTCACCGCGATGGAGTACGCGATGCCCCCGTCGGGCGGCATGGGCCTGGGCATCGACCGCCTGCTCATGGCGCTCACCGGCCTCGGCATCCGCGAGACCATCCTCTTCCCGCTCGTGAAGCCCGCGCAGCAGTAG
- the nadC gene encoding carboxylating nicotinate-nucleotide diphosphorylase codes for MPAPPSDGGAPPVPSRVEPGLDPAWIAETVSRALDEDLGVAPGRDVTTQATVPPSATGTAHLVARADGVVAGLVVVEEVTRQVAERFGLPRVEVTFVASDGEAVGRGRVLAALTGPVQVLLTAERTLLNLASRASGVATATRAWARELAGTGAQVLDTRKTTPGLRALEKYAVRAGGGTNKRMGLYDVAMVKDNHVVAAGSVSAAIDAIRRTFPDVLVQVEADTTAQALEAVSAGADFLLLDNMPTPVLAETVAAVRAREGRDGVPAKVELEATGNLTLDRAREVAGTGVDYLSVGALTHSAPILDLALDLLPTLPPR; via the coding sequence GTGCCCGCCCCTCCGTCCGACGGCGGAGCGCCGCCCGTCCCGTCACGTGTCGAGCCGGGGCTCGACCCCGCGTGGATCGCCGAGACCGTCTCGCGGGCGCTCGACGAGGACCTGGGCGTCGCGCCAGGGCGCGACGTCACGACGCAGGCGACCGTGCCGCCGTCGGCCACCGGGACCGCGCACCTCGTGGCCCGCGCGGACGGGGTCGTGGCGGGGCTCGTCGTCGTCGAGGAGGTGACGCGGCAGGTCGCGGAGCGGTTCGGCCTCCCGCGCGTCGAGGTGACGTTCGTCGCGTCCGACGGCGAGGCCGTGGGTCGCGGACGCGTCCTCGCCGCGCTCACGGGGCCGGTCCAGGTCCTCCTCACGGCCGAGCGCACGCTGCTCAACCTCGCGAGCCGCGCCTCCGGCGTCGCGACGGCGACGCGCGCGTGGGCGCGCGAGCTCGCCGGCACGGGCGCGCAGGTGCTGGACACCCGCAAGACGACGCCCGGCCTGCGCGCGCTCGAGAAGTACGCCGTGCGCGCCGGGGGCGGGACGAACAAGCGCATGGGGCTCTACGACGTCGCGATGGTCAAGGACAACCACGTGGTGGCCGCCGGGTCGGTGAGCGCCGCGATCGACGCGATCCGCCGCACGTTCCCGGACGTGCTCGTCCAGGTCGAGGCGGACACGACCGCGCAGGCGCTCGAGGCCGTCTCGGCGGGCGCGGACTTCCTGCTGCTCGACAACATGCCGACCCCGGTCCTCGCCGAGACGGTCGCGGCCGTCCGGGCGCGCGAGGGGAGGGACGGCGTGCCGGCGAAGGTCGAGCTCGAGGCGACGGGCAACCTCACGCTGGACCGCGCGCGCGAGGTCGCGGGCACGGGCGTCGACTACCTCTCGGTCGGCGCGCTCACCCACTCGGCCCCGATCCTCGACCTCGCCCTCGACCTCCTGCCCACCCTCCCGCCGAGGTAG
- a CDS encoding L-aspartate oxidase, giving the protein MSPAPELARTLARTLAAPAPGWTTTADVVVVGSGIAGLTAALELRTRVPRVLLVTKGELSSGSTVWAQGGIAAALDPEDSPEAHLADTLVAGGGVCDPAAVEVLVTEGPARVRELVARGANFDRAENGDIALTREGGHHADRIAHAGGDATGAEISRALVAQLDAVRADPGIEVIENALVLDVLTGPVPGQDPGSAPRACGVTLHVRGEGTRDGVGAVLARAVVLATGGVGQVFRSSTNPPQATGDGIAAALRAGATLGDLEFVQFHPTVLWLGLGARGQLPLISEAVRGEGAILLDTDGHRFMPAQHPMAELAPRDVVAHAIVRQMAATGSDHVLLDARHLGADFLRSRFPTITERLAENGLDWTEEPVPVAPAQHYHSGGVVTDLHGRSTLDGLYAIGEVACTGVHGANRLASNSLLEGLVFAHRAARQITERVAAGELEQVEPVGRPGPSALVAAAARSRIQSIASAGPGVIRDGDGLAAAAARLAAVRTDAHEASDVVAQPQAAEWETTNVHQVATALTAAAALRTESRGGHFRTDFPDTDPAWERRVLVSLDADGTLRVR; this is encoded by the coding sequence GTGTCCCCGGCGCCTGAGCTCGCCCGGACGCTCGCCCGCACCCTGGCCGCCCCGGCACCCGGCTGGACGACGACGGCGGACGTCGTCGTCGTCGGCTCCGGCATCGCGGGCCTCACGGCTGCGCTGGAGCTGCGCACGCGCGTGCCGCGCGTCCTGCTCGTGACCAAGGGCGAGCTGTCGTCGGGCTCGACGGTGTGGGCGCAGGGCGGCATCGCCGCGGCGCTCGACCCCGAGGACTCGCCCGAGGCGCACCTCGCGGACACGCTCGTCGCGGGCGGGGGCGTGTGCGACCCGGCGGCGGTCGAGGTGCTCGTCACCGAGGGCCCGGCGCGCGTGCGCGAGCTCGTGGCGCGCGGCGCGAACTTCGACCGGGCCGAGAACGGCGACATCGCCCTGACGCGCGAGGGCGGCCACCACGCGGACCGCATCGCGCACGCGGGCGGCGACGCGACCGGCGCCGAGATCTCGCGCGCGCTCGTCGCGCAGCTCGACGCGGTCCGTGCCGACCCGGGCATCGAGGTGATCGAGAACGCGCTCGTGCTCGACGTCCTCACGGGACCGGTCCCGGGCCAGGACCCGGGCAGCGCCCCGCGCGCCTGCGGGGTCACGCTCCACGTGCGCGGCGAGGGCACGCGGGACGGCGTCGGCGCGGTGCTCGCGCGCGCGGTCGTGCTCGCGACCGGGGGAGTGGGGCAGGTGTTCCGCTCCTCGACCAACCCGCCGCAGGCCACCGGAGACGGCATCGCCGCGGCGCTGCGCGCGGGCGCGACGCTCGGCGACCTCGAGTTCGTGCAGTTCCACCCCACGGTCCTGTGGCTCGGGCTCGGCGCCCGTGGCCAGCTCCCGCTCATCTCCGAGGCGGTGCGCGGCGAGGGCGCCATCCTGCTCGACACCGACGGCCACCGCTTCATGCCCGCGCAGCACCCCATGGCCGAGCTCGCGCCGCGCGACGTCGTCGCCCACGCGATCGTGCGGCAGATGGCCGCCACGGGCTCGGACCACGTGCTGCTCGACGCGCGCCACCTCGGCGCCGACTTCCTGCGCTCGCGCTTCCCCACGATCACGGAGCGCCTCGCGGAGAACGGCCTCGACTGGACCGAGGAGCCGGTCCCGGTGGCGCCCGCCCAGCACTACCACTCGGGCGGGGTCGTGACGGACCTGCACGGGAGGTCCACGCTCGACGGTCTCTACGCGATCGGCGAGGTCGCGTGCACGGGCGTGCACGGCGCCAACCGCCTCGCGTCCAACTCGCTGCTCGAGGGGCTCGTGTTCGCGCACCGCGCGGCGCGTCAGATCACCGAGCGCGTCGCGGCGGGCGAGCTCGAGCAGGTCGAGCCCGTCGGGCGCCCCGGGCCGTCGGCGCTCGTGGCGGCCGCGGCGCGCTCGCGCATCCAGTCGATCGCCTCGGCGGGTCCCGGGGTGATCCGCGACGGCGACGGTCTCGCCGCCGCCGCGGCTCGGCTCGCCGCGGTCCGCACGGACGCGCACGAGGCGAGCGACGTCGTCGCGCAGCCGCAGGCGGCCGAGTGGGAGACCACGAACGTCCACCAGGTCGCGACCGCCCTCACCGCGGCGGCGGCGCTGCGCACGGAGAGCCGCGGCGGCCACTTCCGCACCGACTTCCCGGACACGGACCCGGCATGGGAGCGCCGCGTCCTCGTCTCCCTCGACGCTGACGGGACGCTGCGCGTCCGCTGA
- the panD gene encoding aspartate 1-decarboxylase has translation MMIGKIHRATVTQADLHYVGSITVDADLLDAADLYPGQQVDVVDVTNGARLTTYVIPGERGAGQVCINGAAAHLVKPGDVVILIAYGMLDDADARTYLPNVVFVDEQNRIVELSDEPGLVPAGHGLEASGLPFAPFRGGGGAGADGDASVVRPA, from the coding sequence ATGATGATCGGCAAGATCCATCGCGCGACGGTGACGCAGGCCGATCTGCACTACGTCGGATCGATCACCGTGGACGCCGACCTGCTCGACGCCGCGGACCTCTACCCGGGCCAGCAGGTCGACGTCGTGGACGTCACCAACGGCGCACGGCTGACGACGTACGTCATCCCGGGCGAGCGCGGCGCCGGGCAGGTGTGCATCAACGGCGCCGCCGCGCACCTCGTGAAGCCGGGCGACGTCGTCATCCTCATCGCCTACGGCATGCTCGACGACGCCGACGCGCGCACCTACCTGCCGAACGTCGTCTTCGTGGACGAGCAGAACCGGATCGTCGAGCTGTCCGACGAGCCCGGCCTCGTCCCGGCGGGCCACGGCCTCGAGGCGAGCGGCCTGCCGTTCGCCCCGTTCCGCGGCGGGGGCGGAGCGGGTGCCGACGGCGACGCGTCCGTGGTGCGCCCCGCGTGA
- the panC gene encoding pantoate--beta-alanine ligase, translating into MTTTPRPSAADAPDGRTDDARDASRVLTTRADLRAATDAWTVAHPGERRAVVMTMGALHAGHLELVRRARAEVGPGGQVVVTDFVNPLQFGPGEDYERYPRDVAADVALLAAAGADVAVDLVFAPAVEELYPDLGPAAGGTGPIVRVTSGRIGTVLEGASRPGHFDGVLTVVLKLLHLVRPDVAVFGAKDAQQLLAVRRLVADLDLDVEIVGVPTVREADGLARSSRNAYLSPAERDRALALSRALRAGSDTAASGAGAAAVLAAARGILDGADGVEVDYVALVDPATVEDLAPGAVGPGLLLVAARVGTTRLIDNAAVEIAPPATRAADPAGRAPAPGGTA; encoded by the coding sequence ATGACCACCACGCCCCGCCCGTCCGCCGCGGACGCCCCCGACGGCCGGACCGACGACGCGCGCGACGCCTCGCGCGTCCTGACGACGCGCGCCGACCTGCGCGCGGCGACCGACGCGTGGACCGTTGCCCACCCGGGGGAGCGCCGCGCCGTCGTCATGACGATGGGCGCGCTGCACGCCGGGCACCTCGAGCTCGTGCGCCGCGCTCGCGCGGAGGTCGGCCCGGGCGGGCAGGTCGTCGTCACGGACTTCGTCAACCCGCTGCAGTTCGGCCCGGGCGAGGACTACGAGCGCTACCCGCGCGACGTCGCGGCGGACGTCGCGCTCCTCGCGGCCGCCGGCGCCGACGTCGCCGTGGACCTCGTGTTCGCGCCCGCCGTCGAGGAGCTGTACCCGGACCTCGGGCCGGCGGCGGGAGGAACCGGGCCGATCGTCCGCGTCACCTCGGGCCGGATCGGCACCGTGCTGGAGGGCGCGTCGCGGCCCGGGCACTTCGACGGCGTCCTCACGGTCGTGCTCAAGCTGCTCCACCTCGTGCGTCCGGACGTCGCCGTGTTCGGCGCCAAGGACGCGCAGCAGCTCCTCGCCGTCCGGCGTCTGGTGGCGGACCTCGACCTGGACGTCGAGATCGTCGGCGTGCCCACGGTGCGGGAGGCGGACGGGCTCGCCCGGTCGTCGCGCAACGCGTACCTGTCGCCCGCCGAGCGGGACCGTGCGCTCGCGCTGAGCCGGGCGCTGCGCGCGGGCTCGGACACCGCCGCCTCCGGGGCGGGCGCCGCCGCGGTGCTCGCCGCCGCCCGGGGAATCCTCGACGGGGCGGACGGCGTTGAGGTCGATTACGTGGCGCTCGTCGATCCCGCTACCGTGGAGGACCTGGCGCCCGGCGCCGTCGGCCCCGGGCTCCTCCTGGTCGCGGCACGCGTGGGCACCACCCGTCTCATCGACAACGCGGCCGTCGAGATCGCGCCGCCCGCGACCCGGGCCGCCGACCCCGCCGGCCGTGCCCCCGCACCTGGAGGTACCGCGTGA
- a CDS encoding Rossmann-like and DUF2520 domain-containing protein, whose amino-acid sequence MSAAGSRPGRLGVGVVGAGRVGAVLGSALRATGHAVVGASGVSDASRDRIETLLPGVPVLEVPQVVERAELVLLAVPDDALGDLVRGLADVGAWQPGQIVVHTSGRYGTAVLDPARAAGAIPLALHPAMTFTGTSLDLARLEGTTFAVTAPGPVLPIGQALVVELGGEPVVVAEESRGLYHAALAHGANHLVVLVAQAAQALEAAGVDQPGRALAPLLAAALDGATRGADAGAESGTGAGAGALLGLTGPVVRGDVGTVREHLAALDALAATSDAADVPPSYRALSRAATHRALAGGRLDERTARAVLDALDEGADVGHERPRAERPGLPEHIASHDERDQHDDEGTA is encoded by the coding sequence ATGAGCGCGGCGGGCTCGCGGCCCGGGCGCCTCGGCGTGGGCGTCGTCGGTGCGGGCCGCGTCGGCGCGGTGCTGGGCAGCGCGCTGCGCGCCACGGGGCACGCCGTCGTCGGCGCGAGCGGCGTGTCCGACGCGTCGCGCGACCGCATCGAGACGCTCCTGCCCGGCGTGCCGGTCCTGGAGGTCCCGCAGGTCGTGGAGCGCGCGGAGCTCGTGCTCCTCGCCGTGCCCGACGACGCGCTGGGCGACCTGGTCCGCGGCCTCGCCGACGTGGGGGCCTGGCAGCCGGGCCAGATCGTCGTGCACACGTCCGGTCGCTACGGCACCGCCGTGCTCGACCCGGCCCGCGCCGCGGGCGCGATCCCGCTCGCGCTGCACCCCGCCATGACCTTCACGGGCACGTCGCTCGACCTCGCACGGCTCGAGGGCACGACGTTCGCCGTCACCGCGCCGGGGCCGGTCCTGCCGATCGGGCAGGCGCTCGTCGTCGAGCTCGGCGGGGAGCCCGTCGTCGTGGCGGAGGAGTCCCGCGGGCTCTACCACGCGGCCCTCGCGCACGGCGCGAACCACCTCGTCGTGCTCGTGGCGCAGGCCGCGCAGGCGCTCGAGGCCGCGGGCGTCGACCAGCCAGGTCGTGCGCTCGCGCCGCTGCTCGCCGCCGCGCTCGACGGGGCGACCCGCGGCGCCGACGCGGGCGCCGAGTCGGGCACCGGCGCAGGAGCGGGCGCGCTCCTGGGCCTCACCGGGCCCGTGGTGCGCGGCGACGTCGGCACGGTCCGCGAGCACCTCGCGGCCCTCGACGCGCTCGCGGCGACGAGCGACGCGGCCGACGTGCCGCCGTCGTACCGGGCGCTGAGCCGCGCCGCGACCCACCGGGCGCTCGCGGGCGGACGCCTCGACGAGCGGACCGCGCGCGCGGTCCTCGACGCGCTCGACGAGGGCGCCGACGTCGGCCACGAGCGTCCCCGCGCCGAGCGCCCGGGACTCCCTGAGCACATCGCGTCCCACGACGAGCGCGACCAGCACGACGACGAAGGAACGGCATGA
- a CDS encoding PH domain-containing protein, which translates to MSEAPATEDLVWHRVHPVTPLVRGWTVIAVLLVVVGQQTLNGLPEGQNLLEGNRWWMILLGILAVGLVGLGYSALAWRMTSYAVDDESVHLRTGVLFRQQRKARLDRLQAVDVVQPLLARFFGLAELKLEVAGGADSGVKLGFLKEVEANRLRNDLLARAAGLRVARERPVGAPPAVGEGSTAGAGATSPAADPGALSTVRPIGGAPAGDEVLVAPEAPEQPVTAVGPGRLVASLVRSGATVGLVLGVLGIAGVVIGTREIGVLFSALPAVLGFGGFLFSRFSGEFGFRSAISPDGIRLRHGLLETRSQTIPPGRVQAVRLRQGPFWRGPDWWRVDVNVAGYGVSSDGSDTTSVLLPVGTRDEALAALWLVLPDLGTSDPRALLDEGLSGLDAGEHFTVTPRRARLLDLVSWRRNGYTVTDRALVLRGGRVFRSLVVVPHERTQSLGLEQGPLQRRFDVATFAVHSTPGPVSPKVWHLDAGDAARLLDTQAERAREARAHAGPELWMRRDDVPLALAPEPTPGSAGEQPDPVPAADPGRVPGRAPGEGPVDRRAEDGERS; encoded by the coding sequence GTGAGCGAAGCACCGGCCACCGAGGACCTCGTGTGGCACCGGGTGCACCCGGTCACCCCGCTCGTGCGCGGCTGGACGGTCATCGCGGTGCTGCTCGTCGTCGTCGGGCAGCAGACGCTCAACGGGTTGCCCGAGGGTCAGAACCTCCTCGAGGGGAACCGCTGGTGGATGATCCTGCTCGGCATCCTCGCGGTGGGGCTCGTGGGACTGGGGTACTCGGCGCTCGCGTGGCGCATGACGAGCTACGCCGTCGACGACGAGTCGGTCCACCTGCGCACGGGCGTGCTGTTCCGGCAGCAGCGCAAGGCACGGCTGGACCGGTTGCAGGCGGTCGACGTCGTGCAGCCGCTGCTCGCGCGCTTCTTCGGCCTCGCGGAGCTCAAGCTCGAGGTCGCCGGGGGCGCGGACTCGGGCGTGAAGCTCGGCTTCCTCAAGGAGGTGGAGGCCAATCGGCTGCGCAACGACCTCCTGGCGCGCGCCGCCGGGCTGCGGGTCGCGCGGGAGCGCCCGGTCGGCGCCCCGCCGGCGGTCGGGGAGGGGAGCACGGCGGGTGCCGGCGCCACGTCCCCGGCGGCCGACCCGGGCGCCCTGTCGACGGTGCGGCCGATCGGCGGAGCGCCCGCCGGCGACGAGGTGCTGGTCGCCCCCGAGGCGCCCGAGCAGCCGGTCACCGCGGTCGGACCGGGGCGGCTCGTCGCCTCGCTCGTCCGGTCGGGCGCGACGGTCGGCCTCGTCCTCGGTGTCCTGGGGATCGCCGGGGTCGTCATCGGCACGCGCGAGATCGGGGTGCTGTTCAGCGCGCTGCCCGCGGTCCTCGGGTTCGGCGGCTTCCTCTTCTCCCGGTTCTCGGGCGAGTTCGGGTTCCGCTCGGCGATCTCGCCGGACGGCATCCGGCTGCGGCACGGCCTCCTGGAGACCCGCTCGCAGACCATCCCGCCCGGCCGCGTCCAGGCGGTGCGGCTGCGGCAGGGCCCGTTCTGGCGCGGGCCGGACTGGTGGCGCGTCGACGTCAACGTCGCGGGCTACGGGGTGAGCTCCGACGGGTCGGACACGACGAGCGTGCTCCTGCCCGTCGGGACGCGCGACGAGGCGCTCGCGGCGCTGTGGCTCGTGCTGCCCGACCTCGGCACGTCCGACCCGCGCGCCCTCCTCGACGAGGGCCTGTCCGGCCTCGACGCCGGCGAGCACTTCACGGTGACCCCGCGCCGCGCGCGCCTGCTCGACCTCGTGTCCTGGCGGCGCAACGGCTACACCGTGACCGACCGCGCGCTCGTGCTGCGCGGCGGGCGGGTGTTCCGCAGCCTCGTGGTCGTGCCGCACGAGCGGACGCAGTCGCTCGGGCTGGAGCAGGGCCCGCTCCAGCGCCGGTTCGACGTCGCGACGTTCGCGGTGCACTCGACGCCCGGCCCGGTCTCGCCGAAGGTCTGGCACCTCGACGCGGGCGACGCCGCGCGCCTCCTCGACACCCAGGCGGAGCGCGCCCGCGAAGCCCGCGCGCACGCGGGGCCGGAGCTGTGGATGCGCCGCGACGACGTGCCTCTGGCACTCGCCCCCGAGCCCACCCCGGGGTCCGCCGGCGAGCAGCCCGACCCCGTGCCCGCGGCAGATCCCGGGCGTGTGCCCGGCCGCGCGCCGGGTGAGGGACCCGTCGACCGCCGGGCCGAGGACGGGGAGCGATCATGA
- a CDS encoding PH domain-containing protein: MTDPARDLDARGTGPFDPPGIEWTRVSPRLITARLLSVGITLAVPAVAAIVLAILFPHWWQWLVLGVLVLLGLWALVLVPRQVRAIGYAERDDDLLIRHGIMFRTLVVVPYGRMQYVDVQAGPLARKLGIAQVQLHTASASTDATIDGLEPAEAERLRDRLASRGEARLAGL; the protein is encoded by the coding sequence ATGACCGACCCTGCACGGGACCTGGACGCCCGCGGCACCGGCCCCTTCGACCCGCCCGGCATCGAGTGGACGCGCGTCTCGCCGCGGCTGATCACCGCCCGCCTGCTGTCGGTGGGCATCACGCTCGCGGTACCGGCCGTCGCGGCGATCGTGCTGGCGATCCTCTTCCCGCACTGGTGGCAGTGGCTCGTGCTCGGGGTGCTCGTGCTCCTCGGGCTGTGGGCCCTCGTGCTCGTCCCGCGCCAGGTGCGCGCGATCGGGTACGCCGAGCGCGACGACGACCTGCTCATCCGGCACGGGATCATGTTCCGCACCCTCGTCGTCGTGCCCTACGGCCGCATGCAGTACGTCGACGTGCAGGCGGGTCCGCTCGCCCGCAAGCTCGGCATCGCGCAGGTGCAGCTCCACACGGCGTCGGCGTCCACCGACGCGACGATCGACGGTCTCGAGCCCGCCGAGGCGGAGCGCCTGCGCGACCGGCTCGCGTCGCGCGGCGAGGCGAGGCTGGCGGGCCTGTGA
- a CDS encoding DUF3180 domain-containing protein, which translates to MRRTSVRTLLLVAVATAVVGWFVVRLLQGRGTHLPAVPWLVDVAVVALAAAVFWAGWTVRAYQRGKRPSLDAIRAARTFVLAKAAALTGALLAGWYGAQVLVALPDLSIEAQRDRAVAAGVAVVCAVLLAVVGLVAERFCQLPPDDRGEGREGSTTREDPETPGASTPA; encoded by the coding sequence ATGCGGCGCACCTCGGTCCGCACCCTCCTGCTCGTGGCGGTCGCCACGGCGGTCGTGGGCTGGTTCGTCGTGCGGCTCCTCCAGGGCCGCGGCACGCACCTGCCGGCGGTGCCGTGGCTCGTGGACGTGGCGGTCGTCGCGCTCGCCGCGGCGGTGTTCTGGGCAGGCTGGACCGTCCGCGCCTACCAGCGCGGCAAGCGACCCTCGCTCGACGCGATCCGCGCGGCCCGGACGTTCGTGCTCGCCAAGGCCGCCGCGCTCACGGGCGCCCTGCTCGCGGGCTGGTACGGCGCGCAGGTGCTCGTGGCCCTGCCCGACCTCTCGATCGAGGCGCAGCGGGACCGCGCGGTGGCGGCCGGGGTCGCGGTCGTGTGCGCGGTGCTGCTGGCCGTCGTCGGGCTCGTGGCCGAGCGGTTCTGCCAGCTCCCGCCCGACGACCGCGGCGAGGGTCGCGAGGGTTCGACGACGCGCGAGGACCCGGAGACGCCGGGCGCGAGCACGCCCGCCTGA